The Ailuropoda melanoleuca isolate Jingjing chromosome 15, ASM200744v2, whole genome shotgun sequence genomic sequence cagaagaggaccCTGAGCCATGAGAGTTGCAACTTGCCCAACACATATGAAGCAGTTAAAAGCAGGGTTTTACCGGTTGGcaatggggggagggaaggaggccaggCACCCCGGGTCCTCCGTGTCACCTTCTCTCGCTCACCATGCATCTCTGGAAGGACCTTTGCGGACTCCAAGGGATTCAACAAGCAAGTCTAAAGCCGCTGGGTGAATGACCTCCAAAGGGAGTTCTGCCCTTTGCTGAACCCCTTTGCCTCCTTCACATGGCTTACCCGGGTATGGAGCCCGTACCCCAAATACGCCTGCTTTCTCCACACCGCTCGCATGTGCTCACATGGACGCTTGAGCCCCACGCAAACACAAGCTCGCACACACGTGGCTTTCGGCATGGGATGAAAAGGTTTTCATCACAATCATAAACTTCAAAGGCTTGGAACTTGGAACAAACgctcttcctgcctctcaggGAGCTGTGTACCCCTCAGGGCAGAGTAGCTTGTTCTCTGGAAGGTAATTACCACACCCCTGTGGTTGTGGGGGCTTAAAGTAACCCGCTTAGCCAGTGATCAAATGTAGCTGGGCACCAAAAGATTTGTTCAATGTAGTTTTAGCCCCTCAGCGACATCacctcatttaatattttctgttggtcaatttttttttcaaaacatcaactataaaaaattttttaataaaaatttgaaaatttaaaaaccacatcAAATATCAGATTTGAAAGGCCGTGGGTCACACAAATGAGCCCTTTTAGaaccctgctctgccctcctccaccctgccTTCCCCAAGGCCAGTGCAGGACCCCTTCCCCTGCCCGGAAGTTCAGGGGAGGCACCAGTGAGCACGCGAGTAACCCGGGCTAAGTCACCAATCTCAGCaggtgtcattaaaaaaaaaaatcgcccTTTTCCCAGGAAAACAGGACGTCTGAGAAGATATTTTCGTTTGGCTGTTTTTATTGTGGGATTTTGTActaatttgcttttgtttgggGTGATCATTTAATCCTGATTTAATCAAAGTGGCTGTCAGTAATTAACTACAAGTCATGTTGTGTCCCTCCTGTTGCCTCTTGCGTACATGCACTGTGCAAGGTGTTCAAAGTCCCTGGAGGGGCTGGCCTCTGCAGTCAAGCCGCCAAGGAGCTTGAAGATACAAAGCAGGGGGCTTcagcatggggttgggggaatgcTCCCCTGGTGGCAGCCCTCCTAGACCTGCCGCCCAgtaaaagcagggggagctgaCGTGAGGACACATTGACCCAAGAAGATCCAAGGAGCTTTCCAGTCTATTGTTTACTTCCCCTGTCCCCCGTGACCTTCATTCTGCAGGTGAGGCCTCCAGTCATAAAAGCGAGCCACTCCTTCCCTTTATGACCCAGCAGGAGGTAACACACGGTGCCCTGCAAACTACAGGAAAGGTGTTCTCACGTCCCGCACCGGCCTCCTGAACCATGATGTCACTCGGTTCCTATCAGATTTCCATTAAACAGCTCAGAGCTCTGATCCAGAGTGAGAACTCAAAACTCCTCCCTGAAGTCAAACTCCATGGCAGCCCAGCCCGGGAGAGCCCAAAGGGACCTGGGTGATTCACACAGACTGGCCAAAAGTCATTCCAAGAGCTGGGTCGTGCACCGAGTCTGGAAGCCAGCCAAGTTCGTGGCATTTGGTTGTAGCGGCCTGAACACCTTGAGACAAGGTGTTTCTATTCATACGGGGGGCTGGTTGGTGAGCAACTGTTAGGGCTGGTGAATGGCTTaatccagagaaagagagacgtTCTCACAGCCACTCTCAGCCACACGTATTCTCGTAGGACACAGGCATGGGAGGATTGACAAGCCTGGGGAATCCTGACGTGTATCTTGAGAGCCCCCAGTCCAGAAGCAGATCCCCAAGGGTGCGGCATGAACTCTTTTTAACAAAAAGTACCCTGACACCAATCCAGGTAGAACAGTACCTCGGGTCCTCTACTCTTCGAAGGAAGCAGCTGCAGCAAGCAGTCCCTTTGCGGGGTGTCCTCGTGAATGATTGGGGTGGGTTGGAGCCTTCATTAATACTGTCTTCTCTAGGGTCAACACCATCCCTGCCAAGATTCCAGTGTCCTCGGTACCTCTCACCTCCAGCCCAGGGAGCACTACACTCGGTTCAGACTTGGTTCTCAACACTCCACCGGCATGGTCCTCCAAGAGTGTTTCAAGGATCCATGTGctcccatggggcgcctgggtggctcagtcgctgagcgtctgcctttggctcaggaccctgggatcacgccccacatcaggctcctctgctgggagcctgcttcttcctctcccactccccctgcctatgttccctctctcactggctgtctctctgtcaaataaataaataaaatctttaaaaaaaaaaaaaaaggatccatgTGCTCCCAACACCCTTTCAGGGGGGTCTGGGAGGTCAAAACCATTCTCCTAATAATACCAAGACATTATTCGCCTTTTTCACTGTGTTAACATCTTGCAGTGAGGCCAAAGCAATGGTGCGTGAAATCACCAGCCCCTTAGTCAAGGCTCCTGTACTAACAGTCATTATACTCTTTGCTGCCACAGAgtctcaattgaaaaaaaaaaccaaaaagccattTCATGTAAGAATGTTCTTGGAGTagtgacattatttttttaaatttccacccTTGCATGCACATCTTTAATATGCTGCTGGACGCGGAGAAACAGCGGTTGCCGTAGGAGAAGCACCATGTGAGCCCACGAGTAACAGGGTGCGCCTTGTCCGTGGACTGCCATTTTTACTGGAAAGAACGGCTGATGGGACAAGTGTGGTCGCTCAGACTGGGTATCTGGCAGACACGTTTTCAAAAATGGGTGAAGTGAGCCTGTTGCTTCAGGAAAAACAACCGACAATATTTGCTGTTACTGCTAATAGCtgagttttcaaatgaaaattagaattttggaaattcCGTATGTGCCACTGAGAGCTTGAGACTTTCTGATACTTTTCTAATAGGATTGGTGGCGATAATGAAtgaatgtgactttttaaattatatttgcagGGGCGCCTTGGGGCTTAGTTGGTGAAGCgactgctttgggctcaggtcatgatcctggaggaagtctgcttctccctttgccgctcccccctctcatgctctctctctctctctctctctctcaaataaataaaatcttttaaaaacttaaattatatTTGCAACAGCTCAGCATGCAGAAGGTTTGTAGAACTCGGTGAACCAATATTgtccaaatgaccaatgcattGTGTGACAAAATCACAAAGCACGCGAGTGACCAGTGGATTTTAAGGTGACAGTAGAAGGCTCATTGacatggtttcagattccacaccACAGCTAACCTTTGAGAAACCCCCACTATTTTGATACAGTATCAAAGAACATCCAATACCTGAGAGAGTCATTTGAcatgttctctccttttccacctgCGTATCTGTGTGAAGCCGGGTTACCCCACAAATCCAGGGCAGCAGAAGCAAACATGCCCCTACAAAACCAGACATAGGAAGAGACGtgcaaaactatttttattaggTGCCACTCATctccttttttggtttgttttggaaacataattatttttcagaaaacgATATTATTTATGTTAACGTGAgtttttttacttctgttttctttaagttgcagataaatagagaaaaatatatttcaacattTAATGTTTTTCCGGTAGTGGCTGCAAATCCAGTAAGTACGGATAGGTACAGCCCACATAAACgaaagctctttggggtcctcaatCCCTTTAAATGTTTAGGTGGGTCCGAAGATCCAAACTCTGTTCTTGGGGAAGGCTGCGGGGAGAGAGTTGCAGAGGCCCGTGAACGAAGCGCCAGGTTCCTAGCTAGTGAGACACCACAGTGTAGCCCATCCCAGTTCTCTCCTTTGTGAGTCATGAGTAACTCTGTTTAAAATCCTTACTGAGCTCTCTTTCAATGCGCCTTTTTGAAGAACACGCTTAGGGTGAGGGCTGGATGTTGGAGCCACGACGCCATAATCCAGAAACCTGCAGACACCCAACGGCCATGTACCCCTTGCGGGTGAAGTAGGCAGGAAGCAAGACCAGACTGTATGCGTCCATCAGGGGGACCATCCCAGGCACACGCTCTCCCGTGATGCTAGCCCCTGGTTCTCCAGGATGGCGTGCCACTTCCCCCCTGCATCTGGTGGTGTCTCCTGCAGCTGCCCTTGTATGATCTCATACATACATCCCTCTGGGGGTGAGATTTTGGCTTATGAATTGGGGGGGGCACATTCAGACTATAGCATCCagtttatcaattctttctttcatgggtCAGGCCTTGGATATCCTATCTAAATCCAACCCAGACCCAAACTGGATGCGCTGGTCTCATTGCCAAGCCCAAGGTCGTTCAGACTCTCTCTGTCATCATCTGcaggttttatagttttgcattttacattttgtctgtgatccattttgagttactttttgggacaggtgtaaggtctgtgtctagattcactGCACAGGGATGTCccgttgttccagcatcatttgttgaaaagactatcttttctccctcttattgttcctttgtcaaagatcagtcaATTGTGTTGTTTGGATCTATCTCTGGGCCCTCTACACTTCTGTTCCTTCGGACCATTCTTGGGCAACCATGCCATCTTGATTCCTGTGGGCTTACAGTGAGTCTGGAAGTCAGGTGGTGGCCGTCTTCCAGCTTTGTCCTGCAGTATCCTGGTGGTTCTCCGGGGTCTCTCCCAGTTGggattttcatggattcctgcAGGCAAAGCCACGTTTTCTCACTCAGTTGGGTGGTCGTTTTCCCAGGCTTCCCGGGAATCGCCTTCTTGAGAGTATCTCCTCTTAAAAACACCACTTTCTTCTGCTTTGCTACCCCAAAACAAGGGGTCCAGACTTTCAGACCTGCCTTTGCGAATCTTCTCGTCAATCACAGAGTAAACCATGGAGCCCCCATCACCTCCTCCTGTGTGTGTGCCCTTCCTCACGTCCTTGTCTCCCCGCCCCCGTCAGGCTGCAGCCTCGCAGGCCACCTCTCTGTCCCTTGGCCCTGCCAAGCCCTCTCCACCTGTGGGCTTTGAGCCTGCTCAGCCTCCCCGCCTGGACAGCACTTTCTCCCCTCAGGTCACCCTCACGTGCCACCTcgaggaagccttctctgaccatgACCGTGGAAGCCACCCGCTTGTGTTCTCCCCACCAGCACCCTTCGATTTCCTTCATGGCATTCGTCCCAATATCCAAGCATCTCACCTGTTAGTACTCACTAGCTAGCCGTCTCTTGGAGGGGAGAGAAGCTTCTAGAGGACTGGGAGTTGCCTGTCTCATTTGTGGCTCtattcccagcttctagaacagTCCCTGAACAGACTAGGCCCTCAGTACATACATAGGAATGAATGAGTTGGAATGAAATAGGTCTCCATTCATGTTTCTTCTGACGATAAGAAGACAGTCTGCTTCGCCCTGGAGAAGAGAACCTTGCTCCTTCTCGGAAAGCCCTCTTGGGAACCCGGAGGCTTTCAGGCTTTGGAAAGCAAAGACACGGGAGGAAGTTCCCTTCAGGCAAAGGCCACTTCTGCCTTTCATCCTGGCCCGAGCCTCGGCTGAAGGGAAGCGGGCTGCTCTGTGGAGCGCGGGGTCTGAAGACAGGACAGGGCGGTTCCAGAAGAAACAGCCCGAACCAGTCTCGGGCGGGCTGGGCAGCCCCCCCCCTCCGTGGGTGTCCTCTGGGGGGTTCCTGCCGGCTCCCAGTGCAGTGGGCGGGGAGCCGttcacacacgcatacacacacacatgcacacacgcatgcacacacccCAGCACTGGCGTCAGCTCGACCCCAGGCCAGCCTCGTTCTGGGTGCCGGACTCCTGTTCCAACAGCACCCAGCCTGGGGCAACTGCAGGGCGGGGAGGCTGCACATGAGTGAGAGCCAGGCTCCTTCTTAAGCGCCCGCCAGTCAAGCCCAGGCCACACGGCCAGCCAGCCGGCGCCCCGCGCACCGCCACCTGTCCTGCTGCTCCGCCGGCCACCACCGCCACCGGAGCCCACGTCACCCACCCTCCATGGCCGACCAGCTGAGCGAGGAACAGGTGGCCGAGTTCAAGGAGGCCTTCTGCCTGTTCGACAAGGACGGGGACGGCGTCATCACCACCCAGGAGCTGGGCACCGTCATGCGCTCCCTGGGCCAGAACCCCACGGAGGCCGAGCTGCGCGACATGGTGGGCGAGATCGACCGGGACGGCAACGGCTCCGTGGACTTCCCCGAGTTCCTGGGCATGATGGCCAGGCAGCTGAAGGGCAGGGACAGTGAGGAGCAGATCCGCGAGGCCTTCCGCGTCTTCGACAAGGACGGCAACGGCCTGGTGAGCGCGGCCGAGCTGAGGCACGTGATGACCCGGCTGGGGGAGAAGCTGAGTGACGAGGAGGTGGACGAGATGATCCGGGCCGCCGACGTGGACGGGGACGGGCAAGTTAACTACGAGGAGTTCGTCCGCATGCTGGTGTCCAAGTGAGGGGCCAGGCCTGGCGCTGGGCCCTCACACCCGGCCACCGGCTTTGCTGCGGGGACCTGGGACCAGCCTTGCTCCCTGCGTCCCTCCGgcccctctgtgctctgccacTTCTCCGTTCCAGGTGATTCCACCCACCTTTGTGTAGCtccctttgtctcctttttcctgccagccctcctcccctctcctcccagctggaCTGACACAGGCCGCCCCCAAGCCCAGGTACGTCTGCCACTCGGGACCAGCAGCGACGTCACTCTGCATGGATAGTGAGCAGAGGACCAGCGCAAGTCCCACTGACTGGACACCTGCGGAGGCGCAGGGTGACATCATAGAGCCCTTGGCTGGACCCCTGAAAGGCACTCGGCACTGGGGCCGGGGCCGCGGGAGCCCCTGCGGCCCCGACAGCTCCATCAGCCGCTGGACTGGGGCGGGCAGGAGGGACCTGGTCTGGGTgagggggctgcaggggctgCCAGAGATGATGACGCTTGAGACTAGGCTTCCCCAAGCAACATCACCCCCTTTCCACCAGGCACTCGCTTGTCTGTGATTCACCCTTTGCAGCTGGGCGGAAAGCTGGGTCCGTTGTAACGCGTCTGTGTGCAGCTTCACGGAGGGAGAtgggagcgggaggg encodes the following:
- the LOC100484770 gene encoding calmodulin-like protein 3 translates to MADQLSEEQVAEFKEAFCLFDKDGDGVITTQELGTVMRSLGQNPTEAELRDMVGEIDRDGNGSVDFPEFLGMMARQLKGRDSEEQIREAFRVFDKDGNGLVSAAELRHVMTRLGEKLSDEEVDEMIRAADVDGDGQVNYEEFVRMLVSK